A stretch of the Papaver somniferum cultivar HN1 chromosome 6, ASM357369v1, whole genome shotgun sequence genome encodes the following:
- the LOC113291782 gene encoding uncharacterized protein LOC113291782 yields the protein MALGNNDWFLNFTTPKLLHLNFIASDHCPVLLITDPIPRHLWIPFKFFRSWIDHGNFNNTLERSWNLETHGSPAHRDRHDISTLLTIHFSDVASTSNPILPDNAFYILPRIILDVDNVMLTAAPSEHEIENVVKHMLAWSAPAPDGFQAGSYQTQWQLIGNDIIHVVQRIRPFLKKLISPYQAAFVPRRAIHDNIIIAHEIIHSMKHKEGLNGTMTLKLDLSKAFGRLEWNILIKVLDSFGFSKDFCNLIMQCVSTTSISVLLNGSPCDQFEPTRGVRQGDPLSPYLFILAMEYLSSSLLVAETNKTITGIKVSRKAPPISHLLFDDDILIFGQANMQHVDHILHTLQEFRKLSGQILNFDKSYVYFSNNLSPNDCVILAQALNMSLVSDSEKYLGAPLLLGHSKIKSFDPIMQSFEARLTITLAPLSIKQILTEQDELWVQILNAKYFYNSSILHLQKLNDNCSWIWRNIYKCIEIIKRNSIWDVRCGTKVKIWLDNWVIGLYHPPLPAEGLINTISYIYVSDLFIHGTRDLNVHLVYYLFSTESAESILAITILDIGTDNLIWMPDRKGQFSVKSAYNVISSHSNANTGAQVVPSQHGSLKNWVISWFSAGNNLIFGSGITRKEINKLLMVLRRKPPDCGYIKINLDASFLQENFQGGIRLIARNFAGKSIGA from the exons ATGGCTCTAGGTAATAATGATTGGTTTTTAAATTTCACCACTCCTAAGCTGTTGCATTTAAATTTCATTGCTTCTGAtcattgccctgttttgcttatTACTGATCCTATTCCTAGACATTTATGGATACCTTTTAAGTTCTTTAGAAGTTGGATTGATCATGGAAATTTTAATAATACTCTTGAGAGATCTTGGAATTTAGAAACTCATGGTAGCCCTGCTCACAG GGATAGACATGACATTAGTACTTTGCTTACAATTCATTTTAGTGATGTTGCCAGCACTTCTAATCCTATTCTGCCTGATAATGCTTTTTATATATTGCCAAGAATTATACTTGATGTTGATAATGTTATGTTAACTGCAGCCCCTAGTGAGCATGAAATTGAAAATGTAGTCAAGCATATGCTTGCTTGGAGTGCACCCGCCCCTGATGGCTTTCAAGCAGGGTCTTACCAAACACAGTGGCAACTAATTGGTAATGATATCATACATGTTGTTCAAAG AATAAGGCCTTTTCTTAAGAAACTTATCTCACCTTATCAGGCTGCTTTTGTCCCAAGGAGAGCTATTCATGACAATATCATTATTGCACATGAAATTATTCATTCTATGAAACACAAGGAAGGTTTGAATGGCACCATGACACTTAAATTAGATCTGTCAAAAGCCTTTGGCAGGCTAGAATGGAACATTTTGATTAAAGTTCTTGATAGCTTTGGTTTTAGTAAAGATTTTTGTAACCTAATAATGCAATGTGTCTCTACTACAAGTATTAGTGTGTTGCTTAATGGCTCACCATGTGATCAATTTGAACCAACTAGAGGTGTTAGACAAGGAGATCCACTGTCTCCCTATCTTTTTATCTTGGCCATGGAATACTTATCTAGCTCTTTGTTAGTAGCTGAAACTAATAAGACTATCACTGGCATTAAAGTTTCTAGGAAAGCTCCACCTATATCTCATTTACTTTTTGATGATGATATTCTTATATTTGGTCAAGCTAATATGCAACATGTTGATCATATTTTACACACTTTGCAGGAATTTAGGAAACTTTCAGGTCAGATACTTAATTTTGATAAGTCTTATGTGTATTTCAGTAACAATCTTAGTCCTAATGATTGTGTCATTCTTGCTCAGGCTCTTAACATGTCTTTGGTTTCTGATTCTGAAAAATATTTGGGAGCTCCATTACTTCTTGGTCATTCTAAGATTAAGTCGTTTGATCCTATTATGCAATCCTTTGAAGCTAGATTAACAATTACATTGGCACCACTATCAATCAAGCAG ATTCTTACTGAACAAGATGAGTTATGGGTGCAAATTCTGAATGCTAAGTATTTTTATAATAGTAGCATTCTTCATCTGCAAAAACTTAATGATAATTGTTCTTGGATTTGGAGGAATATTTATAAATGCATTGAGATTATAAAGAGAAATAGTATTTGGGATGTAAGATGTGGAACTAAGGTTAAAATTTGGCTTGATAATTGGGTCATTGGTCTATATCACCCTCCTTTACCAGCTGAAGGTTTGATTAACACAATTTCTTATATTTATGTCTCTGATTTGTTTATACATGGTACTAGGGATTTGAATGTGCACCTGGTTTATTATCTGTTTTCCACTGAATCTGCTGAAAGTATTCTAGCAATCACTATTCTAGATATTGGTACTGACAATCTTATTTGGATGCCAGATAGGAAAGGACAATTCTCAGTGAAGAGTGCTTATAATGTTATATCTAGTCACTCTAATGCTAATACAggtgcacaagttgttccatctcAG CATGGTTCTCTAAAGAATTGGGTTATctcttggttttctgcaggaaataaCCTTATCTTTGGATCAGGTATTACTAGGAAAGAAATAAATAAGTTACTTATG GTGTTGAGACGGAAACCTCCAGATTGTGGTTACATTAAAATAAATTTGGATGCATCTTTTCTGCAAGAAAATTTTCAAGGTGGTATAAGACTAATTGCAAGAAATTTTGCAGGCAAAAGCATTGGTGCTTAA